Within Acidobacteriota bacterium, the genomic segment GGCGTTCGGCGTCCATAAAGTGCGCGGCGAAATACTCCTGCAATAACTGGTGGCTGAAGGCGACCTGCTCGCCCAGATTGAGCAAACTGGCGCTGCCCGCCAAATATAACAAACGGTCAGCCAGAATGGTTTTGGCTTCGGCTAGCGGCAACACGGTTTGCGCGTTGCCGCTGGCGTTTTGCGCGCGGCGGATTTGCATTTCATAGGCGACGCGCGCCAGCCCGCCGGTGAGCAGGGTTTGTTCCTCAGCGCTCACTTTCTCGCGTTGCAGCAAGGTGCGCACAAACAGCGCAAAGAGTTCGCCGCGATTGTCGGGCAAATCGCCCTCTTCGGCGTAAACGCTGGTCAGCATCAACAGCATGTAAGGATTGCGCGCCAGTTCCAGCAGCGTGTGCTGGCCGCGCACCTTCTCACGCCAGACGCGATCTTGTTCGCCCGTCGTGCCGCCATACACATTCGGGTTTTCTTTGGGAATGTCAGCCGCCGTCCAAAACAACTCGAAGCTTGCGCCCGCCTTTTGCCAGGCATCCCACGTCGCCCGGACTTCGGCGCCGCCCGCCAGCCGCCAAAACAGCGTTTCGCCCGCGTTGGGCAAATAACCCGTGACGAATTGGCGGATGCGCGGCGGGTCGAGCGGCGTGATGTTGAGGCGGTCAAAGCCCAGCTCAACCTGGTCGTAATCGAGCACGCGGCACGATACGACCGCCAGCAAGGCGGGGTGCTGATGCGTGGCGAGAAAGCGTTTGACCTCGGCGTATTTGGCGGCGTGCTGGGCGGCGGGCAATTCGTTGAGGCCGTCGAGCAAGAGCGCGGCACGGCGCGTTTGCAGCAATTCGTCGAGCCGCCCGCCAAGATCGCCCAATTCGGCGGCGATGAAATCACGCAGCGTTTGCGCGGGGTCAATCCATTTTTTGAGTTGAATCAACAACGGCAGCGGCGCGGCGGCGTCCTGACGGGCGCGCTGATCCAAATCCGCCGCCAGTTTGAACAGCGTCGTCGTTTTGCCCGCGCCCGGTTCGCCCAGCAATACGGCGCGTTTGAGGCGGTTGATTTCGGCGACGGCGTCTTCAAAGCGTTTGGGTTCGTCTTGGGCGCGAAACGAGAACAATTCAAACACCGCCGGCATTTCGGCGGCGCGCCGCTGTTGTTGCGTAACGCCGCCCAACGGCGTGTATTTGTCGTTGTGGATGATCTGCCGCAGGTTGAGCCGGTCAAGGTAATCGGTTTCGAGCGTGCGCGCGGTGGGCGTGGTTGTGGTGGTTAGGGGGCGCGGCAAGGCGCTCAATAACCGCGCCACGGCGTTTTCATACGCGCAGTTGAAACAGGCTACGCCCTGGCAATCGAGCAGCAGAAAGTAATCGTCCGCGGCGGCGAGGTCTTCGGCCAGCAGCGGGATGATGAGTTTCTTTTTCTGGAGCGCGAAAAGAATCTCTTTGCGCACCCAATGGCTTTGCAACGCGGCGGTCGTCACGATGACGACCAGAGCGTAAGAATTGTTGAGGCCGGTGACGATGGCCTTGATCCATTCGTCGCCGCCCTTGATCGCTTCGGTGTCAATCCAACTGGCGTGCCCGGCCTGCCCCAGGTCGTCAATCAGCCGCGCAGCCAGGTCGGCGCTCGTGTGGTGATAGCTGATGAACACCGTCGGGCGGCGTTCGCGCGCGGGCGTGGCTTGGGTCAAAGGGGAAATCATCGGCAATCAATAACGGTTCTAAGTGCTGGCGTAGGCGCGCTGCGACGCGACGAGAGCGCCGCCCGCTGGGCAGTGGCGCGGCGGCGTGCGCGGAATGTACCCCCGGCCCGTCACTCAAGGCAAGCAACTATAGTTTTTAAGAAAAAGAATTTCCGAAAAGTCCCAAAGGGACGACCAGCCCACAGCCCAGGGTGCAGCCCTGGGGGGGCTGACGCCCTTTCAGGGCTTCGCACAACGACTCAATCTGCGTTCTGGGGCTGCCCCCCAGGCTGTTGGCTGACGCTCCGTTGGAGCTTGCT encodes:
- a CDS encoding SUMF1/EgtB/PvdO family nonheme iron enzyme; this encodes MISPLTQATPARERRPTVFISYHHTSADLAARLIDDLGQAGHASWIDTEAIKGGDEWIKAIVTGLNNSYALVVIVTTAALQSHWVRKEILFALQKKKLIIPLLAEDLAAADDYFLLLDCQGVACFNCAYENAVARLLSALPRPLTTTTTPTARTLETDYLDRLNLRQIIHNDKYTPLGGVTQQQRRAAEMPAVFELFSFRAQDEPKRFEDAVAEINRLKRAVLLGEPGAGKTTTLFKLAADLDQRARQDAAAPLPLLIQLKKWIDPAQTLRDFIAAELGDLGGRLDELLQTRRAALLLDGLNELPAAQHAAKYAEVKRFLATHQHPALLAVVSCRVLDYDQVELGFDRLNITPLDPPRIRQFVTGYLPNAGETLFWRLAGGAEVRATWDAWQKAGASFELFWTAADIPKENPNVYGGTTGEQDRVWREKVRGQHTLLELARNPYMLLMLTSVYAEEGDLPDNRGELFALFVRTLLQREKVSAEEQTLLTGGLARVAYEMQIRRAQNASGNAQTVLPLAEAKTILADRLLYLAGSASLLNLGEQVAFSHQLLQEYFAAHFMDAERRAGRLRAADLWPPARWWERTNWEEAAILLAGLYSDDCTPIVEWLADAQPEIAAQCIVRSGAALAEATRARLRERWLPRLTAVQREPHAHARAAIGRALGQTGLDKRRGVGVRDGLPDLEWKEIPAGEFQYGLANDASAAKPQKLTLPRYFISRYPVTYAQYQCFVDDGGYGDARWWQGLAANDSHRQPAEQSFKFGNHPRDTVNWFEASAFCRWLTWRLAELDKAWREEVRLPTEFEWEKAARGVDGRVYPYGNDYDAAKGNVANSIGQTTAVGVYPQGASPYGVEEMSGNVWEWCLSAYDKPQLEARKENLTTNDRRVLRGGSWIGSVDVARSVCRDFGLPGDRDGLTGFRVVVVRPPS